The following proteins come from a genomic window of Pseudomonas sp. MAG733B:
- the fliQ gene encoding flagellar biosynthesis protein FliQ: protein MTPEVAVDIFREALWLTTLMVAVLVIPSLLVGLIVAMFQAATQINEQTLSFLPRLLVMLVTLIVAGPWLVQTFMEYILQLYGSIPQVIG from the coding sequence ATGACGCCGGAAGTTGCGGTCGATATCTTCCGTGAAGCGTTGTGGCTGACCACGCTGATGGTCGCCGTGCTGGTGATTCCGAGCCTGCTGGTGGGCCTGATCGTGGCGATGTTCCAGGCCGCCACCCAGATCAACGAACAGACCTTGAGCTTCCTGCCGCGCCTGTTGGTCATGCTGGTGACGCTGATCGTCGCCGGGCCATGGCTGGTGCAGACCTTCATGGAATACATCCTGCAGTTGTACGGCAGCATTCCGCAGGTCATTGGTTAA
- the fliR gene encoding flagellar biosynthetic protein FliR: protein MSSLLQLTDTQISTWVATFMLPLFRVGALLMVMPVFGTSLVPKRIRLYFAIAITVVIAPNLPPMPPVNALDLSGLLLIAEQILVGAILGFSLQLFFQAFVVAGQIVAIQMGMGFASMVDPTNGVSVAVIGQFFTMLVTLMFLAMNGHLVVFEVLTESFTTLPVGSGLMVNHYWEVAGKLGWVLGAALLLVLPAITALLVVNIAFGVMTRAAPQLNIFSIGFPLTLVLGLFIVWVGLADILNQYQPLATEALQFLRELAQAR, encoded by the coding sequence ATGTCGTCGCTGCTGCAACTGACCGATACCCAGATCAGCACCTGGGTGGCGACGTTCATGTTGCCGCTGTTTCGCGTCGGCGCGCTGCTCATGGTCATGCCGGTGTTCGGCACCTCCCTCGTGCCCAAGCGCATACGGCTTTATTTCGCGATCGCCATCACGGTGGTCATCGCACCCAACCTGCCGCCCATGCCGCCAGTCAATGCGCTGGACTTGAGCGGGTTGCTGCTGATCGCCGAGCAGATTCTCGTCGGCGCGATCCTCGGATTCTCCTTGCAGTTGTTCTTCCAGGCGTTCGTGGTGGCGGGGCAGATCGTCGCGATCCAGATGGGCATGGGTTTCGCCTCGATGGTCGACCCCACCAACGGCGTGTCGGTGGCGGTGATCGGGCAGTTTTTCACCATGCTGGTGACGCTGATGTTCCTGGCGATGAACGGCCATCTGGTGGTGTTCGAAGTGCTCACAGAGAGCTTCACCACGCTGCCGGTCGGTAGCGGCTTGATGGTCAATCACTACTGGGAAGTGGCCGGCAAGCTTGGTTGGGTACTCGGTGCAGCGCTGTTGCTGGTGCTGCCGGCGATCACCGCGCTGCTGGTGGTCAACATCGCCTTTGGCGTGATGACCCGTGCCGCGCCGCAACTGAACATTTTCTCCATCGGCTTCCCGCTGACCCTGGTGCTCGGGCTGTTTATCGTCTGGGTCGGGCTGGCGGACATTCTCAATCAGTATCAACCGCTGGCCACCGAGGCCTTGCAGTTTTTACGCGAACTGGCACAGGCGCGCTGA
- a CDS encoding RHS repeat-associated core domain-containing protein, translating to MASSQPILLSRNVYDPLDRLISQFGPGATAHQRFYCKSRLRTEIQGAIGYSIFQQDDLLLAQQKNQNDAVESTLLATDLQRSVLRALQADLQPPFAYSPYGYHSAESGLSSLLGFNGERADPVTKCYPLGNGYRMFNPVLMRFNSPDSWSPFGEGGLNAYMYCLGDPINNIDSAGHMPFRFLLSEPAVHRPLLQQASIASGVGAIPTPTPLPKTPTTNATRAIPSNSTELKTIPPQTSGTVKPPEVTQSLISKIAAQPSTSQPNNANPVNYIGHDQRASGDALNRNSAPTLVIPAPRKTMSSRWDRIDKEPIKFPDTRRPKAKTPNETNTGIRTDFTGWGDQDPREY from the coding sequence ATGGCTTCCTCACAACCAATCCTGCTCAGCCGCAATGTCTACGACCCATTGGATCGCTTGATCAGCCAGTTTGGACCTGGCGCAACAGCGCACCAGCGCTTTTATTGCAAAAGTCGCTTGAGGACGGAAATACAGGGAGCGATCGGGTACTCCATTTTTCAGCAAGACGACTTGCTGCTGGCGCAACAGAAGAATCAGAACGATGCGGTCGAAAGCACGCTGCTGGCTACCGATCTGCAGCGTTCGGTGTTGCGGGCACTTCAAGCCGACCTGCAACCCCCCTTCGCTTATTCGCCATACGGCTATCACTCGGCCGAAAGCGGATTAAGCAGCTTGCTGGGGTTCAACGGTGAGAGGGCAGACCCGGTGACCAAGTGTTATCCACTGGGGAACGGGTATCGGATGTTTAATCCGGTGTTGATGCGGTTTAATAGTCCGGATAGTTGGAGTCCGTTTGGGGAAGGGGGATTGAACGCGTACATGTATTGCTTGGGAGATCCTATAAATAACATCGACTCGGCGGGACACATGCCTTTTCGTTTTCTACTCAGTGAACCCGCAGTTCACCGACCTCTTCTACAACAGGCATCCATCGCCAGTGGCGTTGGCGCAATCCCTACTCCCACTCCGCTCCCCAAAACACCTACAACGAACGCTACCCGGGCAATTCCTTCCAACTCAACAGAACTAAAGACGATACCCCCTCAAACATCTGGAACGGTAAAGCCCCCGGAGGTCACACAATCACTTATTAGCAAGATTGCGGCACAGCCATCAACTTCCCAGCCCAATAACGCCAACCCCGTTAACTATATTGGACACGATCAACGCGCCAGCGGGGATGCGCTAAATAGAAATTCAGCACCGACACTTGTTATTCCTGCACCTCGTAAAACAATGAGTAGCAGATGGGACAGAATTGATAAAGAACCCATAAAGTTCCCTGATACCAGGCGCCCCAAGGCAAAGACGCCCAACGAAACCAACACTGGTATTCGCACTGATTTCACTGGCTGGGGTGATCAAGACCCTAGAGAGTATTAA
- a CDS encoding RHS repeat-associated core domain-containing protein, with the protein MAPSQSILHCRYGYDPLDRLISQFLAGAPEHQRFYCKSRLSTEIQGAIGYSIFQKEDLLLAQQKRQNDAIESTLLATDLKRSILQTLEANLQHTIAYSPYGHRRAESGLSSLLGFNGERADPATGHYLLGNGHRGFNPVLMRFNSPDKWSPFGEGGLNPYSYCLGDPINKNDPTGRVPNFALARYHPTPHTPNRYSFVETDKQFFQLTYPARGSSKDYPRTLNLTKKLTFRQKLTLEAHKKPDLVFPKTEPDSLFSQAGRQFTGEELIKLQTTGDLPKDLVRKFDHLHGNVNYIKDRYPHGPWNISERRKREEQLLNGKVPGVIPARAAKILAKQIKLFRKGDIADNPSIFFGDSYLEKYEKVIKDHQEF; encoded by the coding sequence ATGGCACCTTCACAATCAATCCTGCACTGCCGCTATGGCTACGACCCGCTGGATCGTCTGATCAGCCAATTTCTAGCGGGCGCCCCCGAGCACCAGCGCTTTTATTGCAAAAGCCGCCTGAGTACGGAAATACAGGGGGCAATTGGATACTCCATTTTTCAGAAAGAGGATCTGCTGCTGGCGCAACAGAAGCGTCAGAACGATGCGATCGAAAGCACACTGCTGGCTACCGATCTGAAACGTTCGATACTGCAGACTCTCGAAGCAAACTTGCAACACACCATCGCATATTCGCCCTACGGCCATCGCCGGGCCGAAAGCGGATTGAGTAGTTTGCTGGGTTTTAACGGTGAGCGAGCAGACCCGGCGACCGGCCATTATTTATTGGGGAACGGGCATAGGGGGTTTAATCCGGTATTAATGAGATTTAATAGTCCGGATAAATGGAGTCCATTCGGGGAAGGGGGATTAAATCCTTACTCATACTGCTTGGGAGATCCGATAAATAAGAACGACCCAACAGGTAGAGTGCCAAATTTCGCCCTCGCACGATATCATCCTACTCCACACACCCCGAATAGATATTCCTTTGTAGAAACCGACAAACAATTTTTTCAACTTACTTACCCTGCAAGGGGTAGCAGCAAAGATTACCCACGCACATTGAACCTCACGAAAAAATTAACATTTAGGCAAAAGCTAACTCTTGAAGCACACAAAAAACCCGATCTTGTCTTCCCGAAGACTGAGCCAGATTCATTATTCTCTCAAGCGGGCAGGCAGTTTACGGGAGAGGAACTGATCAAGCTCCAAACAACTGGAGACCTACCTAAAGACCTCGTCAGAAAATTTGATCACCTGCATGGAAACGTCAACTATATCAAAGACCGTTATCCTCACGGACCATGGAACATAAGCGAGAGAAGAAAACGTGAAGAACAACTACTCAATGGCAAAGTACCGGGAGTAATACCAGCAAGGGCCGCTAAAATCCTGGCCAAACAGATCAAGTTATTTAGAAAAGGCGACATAGCTGACAATCCAAGTATTTTTTTCGGCGATTCCTATCTTGAAAAATATGAAAAAGTGATCAAGGACCATCAAGAATTTTAG
- the fliL gene encoding flagellar basal body-associated protein FliL yields MAKSDAAVKDPATKGKLKLIIAVVVALLLAIGLSVGATWYFMHSAQSKPAAVVEAAPQGKQPAIFESMAPAFVANYNQNGRQRYMQVSITMLGRNQADLDALKVHMPVIRNNLVMLFSGQDFATLASPVGQEMLRQKATASVQEVAQKELGKVVIEQLLFTNFVLQ; encoded by the coding sequence ATGGCGAAGAGCGACGCAGCAGTAAAAGACCCCGCAACCAAAGGCAAACTCAAGCTGATTATCGCGGTCGTGGTGGCTCTGCTGCTGGCGATCGGCTTGTCCGTGGGGGCCACCTGGTACTTCATGCACAGCGCCCAGAGCAAGCCGGCGGCCGTGGTTGAAGCCGCACCGCAGGGCAAGCAGCCGGCGATTTTCGAGTCGATGGCGCCGGCGTTTGTCGCCAACTACAACCAGAACGGCCGTCAGCGCTACATGCAGGTGAGCATCACCATGCTTGGCCGCAACCAGGCTGATCTGGATGCGCTCAAGGTGCACATGCCGGTGATCCGCAACAACCTGGTCATGCTGTTCTCCGGGCAGGACTTCGCTACGCTCGCGTCGCCGGTCGGCCAGGAAATGCTGCGCCAGAAAGCCACGGCCAGCGTCCAGGAAGTGGCGCAGAAAGAGCTTGGCAAAGTGGTCATCGAACAATTGCTTTTCACTAATTTCGTACTGCAGTAG
- a CDS encoding flagellar hook-length control protein FliK produces MPVTPNNLLQAVAPAKAQANAANSTALTAEPGDKASSFAQVYAKQAQNKPASAADGAAKPVSDKAADNAGKKDVADDSSAAAEPAVADSGKTLPADKPAQADDKTASDDSADTAQTPVVDAAPVDPTLDPALLLAAQPVVTTPAPVTPPVVEAAQPPVEAPVAAPVVAAPVAASTDTEFDPEADPLDALPALRMAMEQSGHVSASSQAQPKAAPTPAQAQADGEQTAAQNFAAGMASMLDVQGDKDSTSQGGEKAFSGLIDDGLKDLKSASSDTRVDDFANRLAALTQAATPKTANALPVNQPIAMHQSGWTEEVVNRVMYLSSVNLKAADIQLQPAELGRLDIRVNMVPDQQTQVTFMSAHPGVREALDGQVHRLRDMFAQQGMGQVDVNVSDQNRGSQDQSQNQQAQSGRTSASGGRLDSMDDEIAPGVAEVAAPVTSVIGSSAVDYYA; encoded by the coding sequence ATGCCCGTTACCCCCAATAATCTTCTTCAGGCCGTCGCGCCGGCCAAGGCGCAAGCCAACGCCGCCAATTCCACGGCGCTGACCGCTGAGCCCGGGGACAAGGCTTCCAGCTTCGCTCAGGTGTATGCCAAGCAGGCTCAGAACAAGCCTGCCTCGGCAGCTGATGGTGCCGCCAAGCCGGTCAGTGACAAGGCTGCGGACAACGCCGGCAAGAAGGACGTCGCCGACGACTCGTCTGCCGCCGCGGAACCGGCGGTTGCCGATAGCGGCAAAACCTTGCCCGCCGACAAACCGGCGCAGGCCGACGACAAGACTGCCAGCGATGATTCGGCGGACACAGCGCAGACGCCGGTCGTCGATGCCGCGCCTGTCGATCCGACGCTTGATCCTGCCTTGCTGTTGGCGGCGCAGCCGGTGGTCACCACGCCTGCGCCGGTGACACCACCGGTTGTAGAGGCCGCTCAGCCGCCGGTCGAAGCGCCTGTCGCTGCGCCCGTTGTAGCCGCGCCGGTTGCCGCTTCCACCGATACCGAATTCGATCCCGAAGCCGATCCGCTCGACGCATTGCCGGCCTTGCGCATGGCGATGGAGCAGAGCGGCCACGTTTCGGCGTCTAGCCAGGCACAGCCGAAAGCCGCGCCGACGCCTGCCCAGGCGCAGGCCGATGGTGAGCAGACCGCTGCGCAGAACTTTGCCGCCGGCATGGCCAGCATGCTCGACGTGCAGGGCGACAAGGACAGCACCAGCCAGGGTGGCGAGAAGGCTTTCAGTGGACTGATCGATGACGGTCTGAAGGATCTGAAGTCGGCCAGCAGCGATACGCGGGTCGACGATTTCGCCAACCGACTGGCGGCACTCACGCAAGCGGCTACGCCGAAAACCGCCAATGCGTTGCCGGTGAACCAGCCGATCGCCATGCATCAGAGTGGCTGGACCGAAGAAGTGGTGAACCGGGTCATGTACCTGTCCAGCGTCAACCTCAAGGCGGCTGACATTCAGTTGCAACCGGCTGAACTGGGGCGTCTCGACATTCGCGTGAACATGGTTCCGGATCAGCAGACCCAGGTGACATTCATGAGCGCCCACCCCGGCGTGCGTGAAGCGCTGGATGGTCAGGTCCATCGCTTGCGTGACATGTTCGCGCAGCAGGGCATGGGCCAGGTTGACGTCAACGTGTCCGACCAGAATCGAGGTTCGCAGGATCAGAGCCAGAATCAGCAGGCTCAAAGTGGACGTACCAGTGCCAGTGGCGGTCGTCTTGATTCGATGGATGACGAAATCGCTCCAGGCGTTGCCGAAGTCGCCGCACCGGTTACCAGCGTGATCGGTTCCAGCGCGGTCGATTACTACGCCTGA
- the fliO gene encoding flagellar biosynthetic protein FliO has protein sequence MKRFLGVLLALPLSVLAAEPVATATTAATPVASSGVAGQLTQLVFGLLLVLGLIFFLAWLLRRVQQAGPAGKGQVIELIGSRALGPRDRLMLVQVGNEQILLGLSPGTITALHVLKEPVQVPSATEKTTPEFAQRLLEILGKDQKDKK, from the coding sequence GTGAAAAGGTTTCTCGGGGTTCTTCTGGCGTTGCCATTGAGCGTGCTGGCGGCCGAGCCTGTCGCGACCGCCACTACTGCCGCTACGCCTGTAGCCAGCAGTGGCGTGGCCGGGCAATTGACGCAACTGGTGTTCGGCCTGCTGCTGGTGCTGGGGTTGATCTTCTTCCTCGCCTGGCTGTTGCGCCGGGTGCAGCAGGCAGGCCCGGCGGGCAAGGGGCAGGTGATCGAGTTGATCGGTTCCCGCGCCCTCGGCCCGCGTGATCGCCTGATGCTGGTACAGGTCGGCAACGAGCAGATTCTGCTCGGCCTGAGCCCCGGAACCATCACCGCGTTGCATGTGCTCAAGGAGCCGGTGCAGGTACCGAGCGCGACTGAAAAGACTACGCCGGAGTTTGCCCAGCGCCTGCTGGAGATCCTGGGCAAAGATCAGAAGGATAAGAAGTAA
- the fliN gene encoding flagellar motor switch protein FliN gives MADDMNMQDDQALADEWAAALEETGDAGQADIDALLAADSGGSASNRLPMEEFGSVPRNNDPVTLDGPNLDVILDIPVSISMEVGSTDINIRNLLQLNQGSVIELDRLAGEPLDVLVNGTLIAHGEVVVVNEKFGIRLTDVISPSERIKKLR, from the coding sequence ATGGCTGACGATATGAACATGCAGGACGACCAGGCGCTGGCCGATGAGTGGGCTGCGGCCCTGGAAGAAACCGGTGACGCCGGGCAGGCTGACATCGACGCCTTGCTGGCAGCCGATTCTGGCGGCTCCGCGTCCAACCGCCTGCCAATGGAAGAGTTCGGCAGCGTGCCGAGAAACAACGATCCGGTCACGCTCGATGGCCCGAACCTCGACGTGATCCTCGACATTCCGGTGTCGATTTCCATGGAAGTGGGCAGCACCGACATCAACATCCGCAACCTGCTCCAACTCAACCAGGGTTCGGTGATCGAGCTTGATCGCCTGGCCGGTGAGCCGCTGGACGTGCTGGTAAACGGCACGCTCATCGCCCACGGCGAAGTGGTTGTGGTCAACGAGAAGTTCGGCATCCGCCTGACCGACGTGATCAGCCCAAGCGAACGCATCAAGAAGCTGCGCTGA
- the fliM gene encoding flagellar motor switch protein FliM: MAVQDLLSQDEIDALLHGVDDGLVQTDNAAEPGTVKSYDLTSQDRIVRGRMPTLEMINERFARYTRISMFNMLRRSADVAVGGVQVMKFGEYVHSLYVPTSLNLVKIKPLRGTALFILDAKLVFKLVDNFFGGDGRHAKIEGREFTPTELRVVRMVLEQAFIDLKEAWQAIMEVNFEYINSEVNPAMANIVGPSEAIVVSTFHIELDGGGGDLHVTMPYSMIEPVREMLDAGFQSDLDDQDERWVNALRQDVLDVDVPIGATVARRQLKLRDILHMQPGDIIPVEMPEDMIMRANGVPAFKVKMGSHKGNLALQVIEPIERR; encoded by the coding sequence ATGGCCGTGCAGGACCTGCTGTCCCAGGATGAGATCGACGCGCTGTTGCATGGCGTGGACGATGGTCTGGTACAGACCGATAACGCTGCCGAACCCGGCACCGTCAAAAGCTACGACCTGACCAGCCAGGATCGCATCGTTCGTGGACGCATGCCGACCCTGGAAATGATCAACGAACGTTTCGCCCGCTACACGCGCATCAGCATGTTCAACATGCTGCGTCGCTCGGCGGACGTGGCGGTCGGTGGCGTGCAGGTGATGAAGTTCGGCGAATACGTGCACTCGCTGTACGTGCCGACCAGTCTCAACCTGGTCAAGATCAAACCGCTGCGCGGCACCGCGCTGTTCATCCTCGACGCCAAACTGGTGTTCAAGCTGGTGGACAACTTCTTCGGCGGCGACGGCCGACACGCCAAGATCGAAGGGCGTGAATTCACCCCGACCGAACTGCGTGTGGTGCGCATGGTGCTGGAGCAGGCCTTCATCGACTTGAAGGAAGCCTGGCAGGCGATCATGGAAGTGAACTTCGAGTACATCAACTCGGAAGTGAACCCGGCGATGGCCAACATCGTCGGCCCGAGCGAAGCGATTGTGGTGTCGACCTTCCACATCGAACTCGATGGCGGTGGCGGCGACCTGCACGTGACCATGCCGTATTCGATGATCGAACCGGTGCGCGAAATGCTCGACGCCGGCTTCCAGTCGGACCTCGACGACCAGGACGAACGCTGGGTCAACGCCCTGCGCCAGGACGTGCTGGATGTCGACGTGCCGATCGGCGCCACGGTTGCCCGCCGCCAGTTGAAACTGCGCGACATCCTGCACATGCAGCCGGGGGACATCATCCCGGTGGAAATGCCGGAAGACATGATCATGCGCGCCAACGGCGTGCCGGCCTTCAAGGTCAAGATGGGCTCGCACAAAGGCAACCTTGCGTTGCAGGTGATCGAGCCGATCGAGCGCCGTTGA
- the fliP gene encoding flagellar type III secretion system pore protein FliP (The bacterial flagellar biogenesis protein FliP forms a type III secretion system (T3SS)-type pore required for flagellar assembly.) codes for MGALRIVLTLVLMLAAPLAFAADPLSIPAITLGTNAEGAQEYSVSLQILLIMTALSFIPAFVMLMTSFTRIIIVFSILRQALGLQQTPSNQILTGMALFLTLFIMAPVFDRVNQDALQPYLAEKMTAQDAVAKAQVPIKDFMLAQTRTSDLELFMRLSKRTDIATPDQAPLTILVPAFVTSELKTAFQIGFMIFIPFLIIDLVVASVLMAMGMMMLSPLIISLPFKIMLFVLVDGWALIIGTLASSFGGVSP; via the coding sequence ATGGGTGCGTTACGCATCGTCTTGACGCTGGTCCTGATGCTGGCCGCGCCGTTGGCGTTCGCCGCTGATCCGTTGTCGATCCCGGCGATCACGCTGGGCACCAACGCCGAAGGTGCTCAGGAATATTCGGTCAGCCTGCAAATCCTGCTGATCATGACCGCGCTGAGTTTCATCCCGGCGTTCGTCATGCTGATGACCAGTTTCACCCGGATCATCATCGTCTTCTCGATCCTGCGTCAGGCCCTTGGCTTGCAGCAAACTCCATCGAACCAGATCCTCACCGGCATGGCGCTATTCCTGACGTTGTTCATCATGGCGCCGGTGTTCGATCGGGTGAACCAGGACGCCTTGCAACCGTATCTGGCGGAAAAAATGACCGCCCAGGATGCCGTGGCCAAGGCCCAGGTGCCGATCAAGGATTTCATGCTGGCCCAGACACGCACCAGCGACCTTGAGCTGTTCATGCGTCTGTCCAAGCGTACCGACATCGCCACGCCGGATCAGGCGCCGCTGACCATCCTTGTGCCGGCCTTCGTGACCTCGGAACTGAAAACCGCGTTCCAGATCGGTTTCATGATCTTCATTCCGTTCCTGATCATCGACCTCGTCGTGGCGAGCGTGCTGATGGCCATGGGTATGATGATGCTGTCGCCGCTGATCATTTCCCTGCCATTCAAAATCATGCTGTTCGTGCTGGTCGATGGCTGGGCGCTGATCATCGGCACCCTGGCCAGCAGCTTCGGCGGTGTCTCGCCATGA
- a CDS encoding Hpt domain-containing protein, with the protein MADKHLDPDVLSALREVMEDEFSTLVVTFLADCEERLKLLRQADSAAQLTEIAHSFKGSSSNMGAISLADLCGKLEHNAKTLSAADIDQLIGEIESEFAIVRPLYESERQRSPAAS; encoded by the coding sequence GTGGCTGACAAACATCTGGACCCGGACGTGCTGAGCGCGTTGCGGGAAGTCATGGAGGATGAGTTTTCGACATTGGTCGTTACCTTCCTCGCGGATTGCGAAGAGCGCCTGAAACTTTTGCGTCAGGCGGATTCGGCTGCGCAATTGACCGAGATTGCCCACAGCTTCAAAGGCAGCAGCAGCAACATGGGCGCCATCAGTCTCGCCGACCTGTGTGGCAAGCTTGAGCACAATGCCAAAACCCTTTCGGCTGCCGATATTGACCAATTGATTGGCGAAATCGAGAGTGAGTTCGCCATTGTGCGGCCTCTCTATGAATCCGAGCGACAGCGTTCCCCGGCGGCAAGCTGA
- the flhB gene encoding flagellar biosynthesis protein FlhB, with translation MSESESGQDKTEDPTEKKKKDAREKGEIARSKELNTLAIMLAGAAALLIFGGALAEEMMDLMRLNFSLSREVVLDQRSMGTYLLHSGQIALLAIQPVMITLLLAALIGPISLGGWLFSAGTMAPKFSRMNPGAGLKRMFSAKAIAELLKALAKFFIVLFVALLVLSADIDDLLRIAHEPLDRAIIHSLQVVGWSTLWMACGLIIIAAVDVPIQLWESIKKLKMTKQEVRDEHKDQEGRPEVKQRIRQLQREMSQRRMMAAIPDADVVITNPTHYAVALKYDPDKGGAPMLIAKGSDFLALKIREIAAANEILLLESPALARSIYYSTELEQEIPGGLYLAVAQVLAYVYQIRQYRAGKGKRPDPLKDDLPIPPDLRRDS, from the coding sequence ATGTCTGAAAGCGAAAGCGGTCAGGACAAAACAGAAGACCCCACGGAGAAAAAGAAAAAGGACGCCCGTGAGAAGGGTGAGATCGCCCGTTCCAAAGAGCTCAACACCCTGGCGATCATGCTTGCCGGGGCTGCTGCATTACTGATATTCGGCGGAGCGCTGGCCGAGGAAATGATGGACCTGATGCGCCTGAACTTTTCGCTGTCGCGAGAGGTGGTGCTGGATCAGCGTTCGATGGGCACTTATCTGCTGCACTCGGGACAAATCGCCTTGCTGGCGATTCAACCGGTGATGATCACCTTGTTGCTGGCCGCGTTGATCGGCCCGATTTCCCTCGGTGGCTGGCTGTTCTCCGCCGGCACCATGGCCCCCAAATTCAGCCGCATGAACCCCGGTGCCGGGCTCAAACGCATGTTCTCGGCCAAAGCCATTGCTGAGCTGCTCAAGGCGCTGGCGAAGTTTTTCATCGTGCTGTTCGTGGCCCTGCTGGTGTTGTCGGCGGACATCGACGACCTGCTGCGCATCGCCCACGAACCGCTGGACCGGGCGATCATCCATAGCCTGCAAGTGGTCGGTTGGAGCACGTTGTGGATGGCCTGCGGCTTGATCATCATCGCGGCCGTGGACGTGCCGATCCAGCTCTGGGAAAGCATCAAGAAACTGAAAATGACCAAGCAGGAAGTGCGCGACGAGCACAAGGATCAGGAAGGTCGACCTGAAGTCAAACAACGCATTCGCCAACTCCAGCGCGAAATGTCCCAGCGGCGCATGATGGCGGCGATCCCTGACGCCGACGTGGTTATCACCAACCCGACCCATTACGCCGTAGCCCTCAAGTACGACCCGGACAAGGGCGGCGCACCGATGCTGATCGCCAAGGGCAGCGACTTCCTGGCGCTGAAGATTCGTGAGATTGCGGCGGCTAACGAGATTTTGCTGTTGGAGTCGCCGGCGTTGGCGCGGTCGATTTATTACTCGACGGAGTTGGAGCAGGAAATTCCGGGTGGGCTTTATCTGGCCGTTGCTCAGGTGTTGGCTTACGTTTATCAGATTCGGCAGTACCGGGCGGGTAAGGGCAAGCGGCCGGATCCGCTGAAGGATGATTTGCCGATTCCGCCGGATTTGCGGCGGGATTCCTGA